One Heyndrickxia oleronia genomic window, TCTTATATAAATGAAAATGAAATGAAAAAAAATAATGACTGATTAATATGGCAACACAGCTTAATACAATTGGATAATTAATAACATTAAAACTTTCATAAACTAAAAAACAGCCGATAAAAATAGCTGTCAATACAATAATAGTGTCTATAAGAAGAAATAAGGAAATTCTTTGTTGATATGTCAAAAACCTCCCCCCCTTTTTATATAATATGAATAATTAGTTTAAAAATTGGGCATTTAACCCGCCCTCACAACACACTCTTGACGACTTGCGTCTAAGGTTTTTTTACAACCCACAGCATGATCGAGTGCCTCCTTTGATAGTGGCTAGGAGACATCACCAACAACTAAACATCTTCTTATAAAAGAACATACATATTCTCAATAAAGAACGTACATGCAAAAAAAATGCGATTGTCTCTTAATATTCTAATAGAACTTAAATCATCTATTTAATCATCATTTATTCTTTATAAAGAACATATATTGTTAAGAAATCAATATTTTAGAGATGTCATACAGAAACAATTTTTTTAATTGCATATATAATTTATCCAAAGCATTTTTTGTTTTATATACAATTACAACTATTTTCCTAGTTGATTAATTCACTTCATTATAGTTCTTTATAAAGAACATGTCAATATCCTTTTTTAATTAAAATAATCTAAAAAAGACTAAACCAACACGTTATCTATTGGTTTAGTCTCATGATTTTTCAAGTTATTAAACTGACTATTTCTTACGCATTAGCAAATAGTGGATTCCCCTTCATACCAATCCATAGATCAGAATCCTCAATTTCACCTGCAATTTTGAATAACCATTGCTCTTTTCCTTTTGGAGCCATAAATTGAACCCCAAGAGGAAGGCCATTTTTAGTTAGATGTACAGGTACAGAAATAGCGGGTTGACCTGTTAAGTTTGCTAATTGTGTAAATGGAGTATAGGTTAGGCTTGGTTCAAACATATCATAAACCAGTTTTAATTGTTCATTTTTCGTTAATTCACTAATCTTCATTAGCTCACTAATTTCTTTTTCATTTTGAGTTAACTCTCCAATCTTTGGTGCAGAATTAGCCGTTGCAGGTGTTAAATACAGGTCATAGTTTTTATGAAACTCGGCCATTTGAGCAGCAGCTAAATCCCATTCAGCGATGCTTTGTGTAAATTCAGCGGCAGTAACCGATTTTCCTGCAACAGTTAATACCCATGACACAATTTCCATATCATTTGCTGTTATCGCTCTTCCTAATGATTTTTCAATTGAATCAACCATTCCTGCCATTTCTCCATTATTCATAATATAATAGTTTTCCATTAAGCGAATTCCGTCAACATTATTAGACTTCTCTTCTACTTCATAACCTTGCTCTTCTAACCATTGGACAGTTTTATATATTGCCTGCTTTGCTTCCTCATCTACTGGCGTTCCCACAGGGGATTTAGTAGTAAAGGCAATACGGAATTTCTTATTTGCTTTCTTTTTTATTTCTTCATAGTAACTTCCATCGAACAATGGTATATGGAAGGCTGCCTCCGGTTGAATGGTCTGTAAAACATCTAATAAAGCCGCGCTATCTCGAACAGAACGTGATAATACAAAATCAATTGACGCACCTTGCCACTGACGACCTACACCTGGACCAACAGGCGTTCTGCCACGAGTTGGCTTTAGCCCAAATAGACCTGTAAAGGATGCTGGAATTCTAATGGAGCCACCACCATCGCTTGCCCCTGCGATTGGAACAATACCAGATGCAACACTGGCAGCTGATCCACCACTCGATCCTCCTGCAGAGTATTTAGTGTTCCATGGATTTCTTGTAGGACCATAAATTTCAGGCTCAGTTATATTTTTTAATCCAAACTCAGGTGTATTTGTATGACCTAAGAAAAGAAATCCGGCTTTACGCAAACGGTCCACAAAATTGGAATCTCTTCTAGAAATATTATCGGTAAAAAGCTTGGAGCCTGAAGTCAGTGGTTCCCCTTTGATAGCTTGAGAAATATCTTTTAATACTATGGGAACACCAGCAAAGGGTTGCTCTTCTATATGTAATTGGTCAATTTCCTCCATTACTTTCTCTTTTCGGGTACGAACTACTGCATTTAAATGAGGATTTACAGCTTCCATTTGTTCATACGCTGCTTCAACAAGTTCTTTAGGTGAAACTTCTTTCTTCTTAATCAAGTTTGCCAAAGAAACTCCATCATGTGTTAGATACACTTCTTTATCCATTTCTACACCCCATCAATATTAAGCTTATATTTTACTAATATTCAATTATACTGTAAGACATTAAGGTCATGAAACTTACTAAGTCCTGTATAACATAAAATACCCTATTAAAAAAGATGATCATCCAATAAATGAGACAATCATCTTTGAATACTTATTTTATTTTTACTTATAATGCTTTATCACGATCAATAACCTCTACAGATGAGATAAAGGTTGGGTTGATAATTAAATTCCCAAATTTCTGTATAACATTAGTCATCAGTCCCATTTGATTTGTAACTTTTTTCATAAAATCGTCGATATGTGTATCAACCAAATATTCCTTCCCATTGGCCATTGTTACTTTTACTGGCATACAATATCCCACCCTTATCATAAGAAATATTTATCTTAGTTTATGAGATCATGTAAAAAAAATGACTCATATAAGATTATCCATAATCATGGTTAACTGAAGCTTCTACTTATTATTATTTAAGTTACCTTATATAGTATTTACATTTAATACAACAGATTAAGTACCAGTCTCTCTCCCCTCACTACATTGGCGAAAGAAGAATTTTCAAGTAACGAATTAACTGATTATTTATATATTTATTATAAAAATACAACCATATTTCAGTCAAATATTTATAATAGTTATTTTCATTTTTTTAAAGGATTTCCATTTCATTTGTTGAACTGTATTTATAAACTATAATCTTATAAATTAGGGAGGCATTTTAATGGCAAAAAAAATATTAATCCTTGCCGGTGACGCTGTAGAAGCATTAGAAATCTACTATCCTTATTTTCGGTGTTTAGAAGAAGGTTTTGAGGTAACAATTGCCGCTCCATCTAAGAAAAAGTTGCATACTGTTGTGCACGATTTTATCGGTTGGGATACTTATACAGAAAAAGCTGGATATTTAATTGAAGCGGGTAGTGCTTTCGAGGAAGTTCAACCTGAATATTATGATGGTCTTATTATTCCTGGAGGGCGTGCACCTGAATATATTCGCTTAAATGATAACATTCCAAGAATTGTAAGTCATTTCTTTATAGAGAATAAGCCGATTGCTGCTGTTTGTCACGCAAGTCTTGTGTTAACAACTGTACGTGATCATATAAAAGGAAGGGAAATGACTGCTTATATCGCATGTAAACCTGAAGTAGAGGCAGTTGGTTCTAAATATATTTCAGAACCCCTTCATGTAGATGGAAATCTTGTTTCGGGACATGCATGGCCAGATTTACCAGGTTTAATGCGTGAGTTTATTAAGCAAGTAAATAAAAGTTGATTCTTTTTATTTTAATGGTTTTCGAATCGTTTTTTGCTTTTGAAAAAAGCCTAGCGATTGGCTTTTACCCTAATAAAGATTCAGCGGTTCTGAAGGAGTTTACAGCTCTTTTCTCAGTCAAAATTAGACAGCTAGCGATTTTCAGCTAATATTAATTAATTTTGAAACTTTAGCTAAAAACTGGAGTAACGTTTGAGAAAAGAGTCTTCTTCTTTGCGATTCACTTTGGAGGAAACAATATGGAGATCAGACATTTAAACGGAACTGACGCTATTATATATCGAACCCTTCGCTTACAAGCTTTACAAATGAGTCCGGAAGCTTTTGGTTCTAGTTACGAGGAAGAAAAAGATGCCCCACTCGAACAGTATATTTCAAAATTAGAATCAGACGTTGCATTTACTTTTGGTGCATTTGATAACCAAGAATTAATTGGAACCGTCACTTTTGTTAAAGAAACAAAACGAAAGCTGAAGCATCGAGGATCCATCTTTGCACTCTTTGTTAAACCAGACAAACGAAAACTCGGGGTAGCCAACGCATTGTTAAAGGAAGTAATAAATAAAGCAAATGAGTTAAAAGTGATCGAACAAATATACTTATCGGTTGTAGCATCAAATATTGAAGCCAAAAATCTTTATTCCAAATTTGGATTTCGCACTTTTGCCCTAGAAAAACATGCACTTAAAATGGAAAATCAATACTTCGATGAAGAACATATGGTATTATTTTTATCACAACAACAGGAAAGCTAAAAAATAGCTTTCCTTATCTTATTTTTACATTATTCTATTTCCGTATTTTTAGTTTCTATTCCTAAAAATAATACTGAGGCTGCACCAATCAAAATGGAAACACAAAAAATTGTAAATATAATCGTAATAGATATATTCTGAGCAATTAAATAGGGTACCAAGAGTGGTCCTAAAATACCACCAATGCGCCCAAAAGATGTAGCCATCCCTGTACCTGTCCCTCTTATACTTGTTGGATATTGTTCTGGTGTATACGCATATAATGCTCCCCATGCACCTAAATTAAAAAATGATAGAAGGATTCCGGAGAGAATCAGCATAAATAAAGTGTCGGCATTCCCAAATAAAAAGGCACTAACTGCTGTACCGATGAGATATACCACTAATACAAACTTTCTCCCTATCTTTTCAATAAACCATGCTGCAGTAAAGTAACCTGGTAATTGAGCAAGGGTCATAATTAATACATATTCGAAACTCTTAATCATACTAAACCCTTTCATTACCATAACACTTGGCAACCACAAAAACATTCCATAATAGGAAAACACTACACAAAACCAAAGAATCCATAGCATTAATGTTTTTCGTGTAAATTTCCTTGACCAGACACTAGCTACATTTTTTAACATTGAATTTTTTTGTTTAACCTTTGTAAAACGTTTTGAGTCTGGCAAATGTAGCCGAAGATAAAGGGCATAAAAAGCTGGAATGACACTAATTAAAAGGGCTATCTTCCAACCAAATTGTGGAATAATAAAATATGAGATAACAGCCGCGAGTAACCAACCAAATGCCCAAAAGCTTTCAAGTAAAACAACAATTCTACCACGCTTCTCAGTAGGTACGCTTTCTGACACAAGCGTTGAGGCAACAGGAAGTTCTCCTCCCAATCCCATTCCAATGAGGAACCTAAGAATTAAGAAAATAGATAGTGTATTTGTAAAAGCTGATGCACCACTACCTAAAGAAAATAATAAAAGAGTAATGATAAAGACGTGTTTTCTACCAATTCGATCAGATAATAGTCCAAAAACAAATGCGCCTACAGCCATTCCAATAGAATTTATACTTCCAATCCACCCCATTTCTTGAACGGATAAGTTCCACTCTTTTTGCAACGCCGCAATAATGAAGGAAAGCATACCTACATCCATCGCATCAAACATCCAACCTAAACCCGCAATACTAAGTAATTTTTTATTAGATATACTTCTACCTTTTGACATAACAAACCTCCACATTGATATACGATAAAAATACTTATCCATACCTTTACTCTCTAATAATTTTGCACTTTACAGGGTTTTTATTATTAGCTAATTTTAAAATCTTGCCCATGAAATAAATCTCCCTTTCAATGTTGAAAATTCTTAAGCAATAATTTAAAGATACCTTTGAGTATTCCTTTTAATTTAGAGAATCCTAATAAATATTAACATGTGTCTTTACACATGTCACTACACTTTTTTTATATTTTGATATAGTAGATAATTAAAGTTTTCCCGTAGTAAATTTTTATGCTAATATTTATAGTAGAGTTTTTTCCTTCCATCGAAAGCCATATAATTAAATATCTTTAATACATATAAAGTAGTTCAAGGAATGAAGACAATGAATCAAATAATTATTATTGGAGCTGGAATTCTAGGTGCTTCAACTGCCTATCAATTAGCAAAGTCTGGAGCAGAAGTAATCGTCATTGATCGAATGGATAAAGGGCAAGCTACCGATGCAGCTGCAGGGATTGTTTGTCCATGGCTTTCTCAGAGGCGTAATAAAGCTTGGTATGCACTTGCTAAAGGCGGGGCAAAGTTTTATCCAAACTTAATTTCTGATTTAGAAAAAGATGGTGAACAAAATACTGGTTATGCACGTGTTGGAGCAATCAGTATCCATTCCGATCAAAAAAAGCTCTACGAAATGAAAAAGCGAGCATTAAAAAGAAAAGAAGATGCACCAGAAATGGGAGAAATCACAGTTTTATCGGAAGAACAGACAAAAGCCTTATTTCCTCCTCTAGCAGATGGTTTTGGAGCTGTTCATGTCAGTGGAGCTGCACGAGTAGATGGTCGAGCACTTCGTTCCTCATTACTAAGAGGGGCAGCAAAGCATGGAGCAAATATAATAAATGGACATGCAGATTTAGTAATGGATGGCAATAAAGTTAAAGGTGTTATTGTGAATGATCAAATGATACATAGCCATTCTGTGATTGTAACAACAGGTGTTTGGGCAAAACAGCTTCTTGAACCAATTGGGTTACATTTTAAAGTGTCTTCTCAAAAAGCACAAATTATTCATTTACAATTAACTAACATGGAAACAAAAGATTGGCCTGTGGTTATGCCACCTACAGACCAGTATATTCTAAGCTTTGATGATCATCGAATTGTAATCGGAGCAACCCATGAAAATAATGTTGGTTTCGATTATCGAGTAACTGCAGGAGGTATTCACGAGGTTCTAAATAAGGCACTACAGATTGCCCCGGGATTAGTAGATAGTACTATACTCGAAACGCGTGTTGGATTCCGACCATTTACACCAGACTTCCTTCCTGTATTTGGTCCTCTACCAGAGCATCAAGGAATCTTGCTCGCGAATGGACTTGGAGCATCAGGTTTAACGATGGGTCCCTTTATTGGGGCTGAATTAGCAAAGCTTGCCCTTGGATTAGAGTCAGATTTGGACCTAAGCCTTTATGATGTTGCAGGTGCAATTGAAAGTTTTTAGTTACTTGTTTAAAAATCCCCTTTTCTAGTCTTTGTTGTAGAAAGGTCGTAAATCAAAAAAAGATTTACGACTTTTCTCTTTAATACGTCAAAAAATTCAGAATAATGGTATGATAAATATATCTATTTTATTAATATAAAGGAGAGTTCTATGAATCAAAAAAAAGATCAATGGTCATCGAAAATTGGTTTTATTTTATCTTCTGCAGGAGCTGCGATCGGTTTAGGAGCCATTTGGAAGTTTCCCTACGTCACCGGTATGAGTGGTGGAGGTGCATTCTTTCTTATTTTTGTTATTTTTACCATATTAATTGGGCTTCCATTGTTAATATCAGAATTTATTATAGGACGTGGTTCCGGAAAAGAAGCAATTAGCGCCTATAAAGCCCTTGCACCAAATAGCCTTTGGGCCTGGGTAGGTAAACTAGGTGTTCTTGGTTGTTTTCTATTATTATCTTTTTATAGTGTAGTTGGTGGTTGGATTATCATTTATAGTGGATTATCCATCGTAGGAATGGTGATAAAAGAAGGTACTAATTACCCGGAGTTGTTCGGACAAATTACAAGCGACCCTTTAATTACGATTGGTGGTTTAGCACTCTTTATTCTTATTAATATTATTGTCATTTCATTCGGGATTCAAAATGGAATCGAAAAGGCAAATAAATATATGATGCCGATCCTTTTTATCTTTTTTATCATTCTTGTCATTCGTTCCATTACCTTAGATGGAGCATTGGAAGGCATTCAGTTTTTCTTATATCCTGATTTTTCAAAGATTACAGCTGAATCCATTCTATATGCATTAGGGCAGTCTTTTTTTTCATTAGCAGTTGGATTTTCTTGTATGGTAACCTACAGTTCATATTTAAAAAAGGATGTTAGTATTCCAGCATCTGCTTTTTCAGTAGTTTGGATGAATATATTTGTTTCACTGCTTGCGGGTCTAGCAATATTCCCAGTAGTTTTTGCGTTTGGATTAGAACCTGCTGGAGGTCCAGGATTATTATTTAATGTACTTCCGACTGTCTTTTCACAAATACCATTTGGGGAAGTATTCCTTTGTTTGTTTTTAATTTTATTTTTATTTGCAACTTTAACTTCATCATTTAGTTTATTAGAAATAATTGTTGCTGCCTTTACTTCTAAGGGAAACAGATCAAGAAAAAAAACTTCATTGATTTCAGGAGCTATTGTTTTCCTCGCGGGGATTCCAGCAGCACTTTCTTTTGGCCCTTTGCAAAAATTCCATATTTTAGGTAACAATATATTTGACGCGACTGATTACTTAGTCAGTAATCTAATGCTTCCAATTGGTAGCTTTCTTATAGCATTATTCATCAGTTATCGAATGGACCAATCATTAGTAAAGTCTGAATTTATGTTAAGTAACTCCTTGTCCTCTTCTTGGTATCTTTCATGGAGAATCTTAATGAAATGGGTTATTCCGATCGTTATCGTCCTTGTATTTCTTAGTTTAGTTGGGGTTTTTTAATAAAAATTGAAAAAAAGGTGATGAATCTAAAAAATAAGATTCATCACCTTTTTTCATTTATTTCGGAAACCCTATCTTTTGAATAGGGAAAAATCTAAGCTTTACTTCACCGATTATAGAATCTTTATGAATAAATCCAAATTTTCGACTATCATTACTATGTCTACGATTATCCCCCATAACAAACAAATAGTTCTTCGGCACATCTACTTGAAAATCCTCAGTCAATGTTTCTGTTAAAGAGATATTTTTTTTATTTTCTTGTAAATATGGTTCTTTGTATAATTCACCATTTATTAACAACTGATCATTTTTCATTTCCACATGGTCTCCAGGTAAACCTATAACCCTTTTAATAAAATCTTCATTTGAAATTGGAGAATGAAAAACAACCATATCTGAACGGTCAATGCGAGTTAATTTTGATACGATAAGTTTATTATTTTCTTCAAATGTTGGCATCATTGATACCCCTTGAACAGTAATTGGGGCAAAGATAAATTTCCTACAAATAAAGGCAACAACGACTGCAAATATAATGGTTTTGGTCCAAGAAAGAATTTCTTTTTTTATACTTTTTTTCATCTCCATACTCCCACCTTGTATTTTATAACCCTATTATACCATATTATGTATATTTATTTCTTTTAACCCTTAAAAATAATCTTAATATTTAATAAATGATTCTCCCTTTAATTAAAGGAAACTATTCGATCTTTGGCGAATATATAAATATAAGAAATGTGAAAACGCTTTGTTCATCGGACCCAAGTGAATAAGCCATTATCTTTTATCATAAAGCTAAAAAAAGAATACCTATAAATAGAAACTGGGGATGGACGGAGCAGAACCACTTGATATTTTCATATCTTATAAAAGGGGGATGATGAAAATGAGTAGTAAAGTTTTAGAAATTCAATGTACCAATCCTAATTGTAAAAGATGGTTCAAATCACCTTTTACTCATGGAAATTTAGACGGTTTTAATGTAAACGCTTTCAAAGGGTTAAAGGCTCAATGTCCAACCTGTGGGAAGATGGTAGCTGGAACAAAGAAAAATGTAAGGGTTCGACTGTTCGATGACCATAGCCAATTTAATAAAATTTCATAAAAATGACAGGACAGTCTCTAATTATCATTATTTAGGGACTGTCTTTTTTTATTTTGATTGAACGATATTCAAATGGGAATAGATATGTATCTATTTAAATAAAATTATAGATTTTTCAATACCTCCCTCACCTCCCCCAAAAAGCCACCATATACATACCCGTCAAAAATAAGTTCAAATTATTTTGTATGAAAAAATGATGTTCTGATGAAATTTTACTTTGACAGATAGAGTAATTTGAGTTAGTATTACTCTATCAGATAGAATAATCATTAAACTGGAAGGTGAATTATGATTAGAAGTGACATCATTCGTGGACATTTGGACTCCATCATTCTTTGTTTAATTCTAGAAAAAGATCAGTACGGATATGAAATATCTAAACAAATAAGTCTACGTACAGAAAATCGATTTCAAATAAAAGAAGCAACTCTTTACGCTGTTTTTCAACGTCTAGAAAAAAAGGATCTAATTGAATCTTATACAGGTAGCATTACCCATGGCGGAAAACGAAAATATTACCGGATTACTCCACTTGGGAAAGCTTATCTTAAAGAAATGATTAAAGAATGGAAGGAAACAAAGGAAATCGTTGATTTATTTTTGGAGGGATTACAGTGAAATCAGTAAAAGAGCATGTTGATGAATTATTCAAAAGAATTCCAGAAAGTCAAGAAAAAGAGCAAATTAAACAAGAAATAATAGAAAATCTTGAGGAAAAAGTATATGACTTAATTGCCCAAGGTAAAGAGGAAGAAGATGCCATTAATAAAACAATCATAGAATTTGGGGATATAGATGAAATTGAAAAAGAATTAGGAATAGCTCAACCTACTAAGAAGAATATGACCAAATTAGACTTAGGCTTTTCTATATGGGGTAGCGTTCTTATCATTGCCTTGTTTATATTTATTAATTTATATTATACACCAAAAACTATTTGGTTTGTTTATCCTACATTTGCTGTATTATGGTGGCCGTTAAGTATGTTCTATAGATGGTTACGTCGAAAATAAAGGAGAAATGAACATGCAGAAACAGGATATAATTTTCGCTTGGTTAGGGAGTATCCTTTGTATCTTATTCTTCTTAGTGGTTAACTACTTAACTAATCCAGATTATTTATGGTTTATCTATCCAACCTTTTTTCTTTTACTCTGGCCATTTAGTATGTACTCTATTAAACATAAAAGCCTTAAATTACACTCACTTTTTACAAGTGTAATTCTAATTTTATTTTTCATAACAATTAATTATGTGCATAGCCCGTTTCACCCATGGTTTTTATATGCCAGTTATCCGATACTTTGGTGGCCAACCCTAATGTTTATGGAAAAAGGTCGGAAAACAGTTTTTCTTGCAATAATAGGAAGCCTAATGACAATTGTCTATTATTCTTTTCTAAACGCAACCATATCACCACAGTATCCGTGGGCAATCTATCCTAGCTTTGTTGTTTTATGGTGGCCATTAGCACTATTTTACGCAAAAAAGAAGGAATATTACAAATTTTCGATCGCAGCTAGCTTACTAATCATTCTTTTTTTCATTGCTGTAAATACAGTATCTTCCCCTAATACTATTTGGGCGGTTTACCCTATTTTTATCATTCTTTGGTGGCCGTTAAGTATGTATTACTTTCAGTATCGAAGAAATTAGTTTTGCTCGTAATATATTAAATTGATGAAAAAGGTGATGGTGAAAATGACAAACAAACTAAAGAACGAACTTCGTGAGTGGAAGGAAAAGTTAGCATCTTTTGAACGACCACGTATGTCTGCAAGTGTTAGCCAATTAATCAACTCAGT contains:
- a CDS encoding NAD(P)/FAD-dependent oxidoreductase → MNQIIIIGAGILGASTAYQLAKSGAEVIVIDRMDKGQATDAAAGIVCPWLSQRRNKAWYALAKGGAKFYPNLISDLEKDGEQNTGYARVGAISIHSDQKKLYEMKKRALKRKEDAPEMGEITVLSEEQTKALFPPLADGFGAVHVSGAARVDGRALRSSLLRGAAKHGANIINGHADLVMDGNKVKGVIVNDQMIHSHSVIVTTGVWAKQLLEPIGLHFKVSSQKAQIIHLQLTNMETKDWPVVMPPTDQYILSFDDHRIVIGATHENNVGFDYRVTAGGIHEVLNKALQIAPGLVDSTILETRVGFRPFTPDFLPVFGPLPEHQGILLANGLGASGLTMGPFIGAELAKLALGLESDLDLSLYDVAGAIESF
- a CDS encoding amidase, whose protein sequence is MDKEVYLTHDGVSLANLIKKKEVSPKELVEAAYEQMEAVNPHLNAVVRTRKEKVMEEIDQLHIEEQPFAGVPIVLKDISQAIKGEPLTSGSKLFTDNISRRDSNFVDRLRKAGFLFLGHTNTPEFGLKNITEPEIYGPTRNPWNTKYSAGGSSGGSAASVASGIVPIAGASDGGGSIRIPASFTGLFGLKPTRGRTPVGPGVGRQWQGASIDFVLSRSVRDSAALLDVLQTIQPEAAFHIPLFDGSYYEEIKKKANKKFRIAFTTKSPVGTPVDEEAKQAIYKTVQWLEEQGYEVEEKSNNVDGIRLMENYYIMNNGEMAGMVDSIEKSLGRAITANDMEIVSWVLTVAGKSVTAAEFTQSIAEWDLAAAQMAEFHKNYDLYLTPATANSAPKIGELTQNEKEISELMKISELTKNEQLKLVYDMFEPSLTYTPFTQLANLTGQPAISVPVHLTKNGLPLGVQFMAPKGKEQWLFKIAGEIEDSDLWIGMKGNPLFANA
- a CDS encoding PadR family transcriptional regulator is translated as MIRSDIIRGHLDSIILCLILEKDQYGYEISKQISLRTENRFQIKEATLYAVFQRLEKKDLIESYTGSITHGGKRKYYRITPLGKAYLKEMIKEWKETKEIVDLFLEGLQ
- a CDS encoding sodium-dependent transporter, whose protein sequence is MNQKKDQWSSKIGFILSSAGAAIGLGAIWKFPYVTGMSGGGAFFLIFVIFTILIGLPLLISEFIIGRGSGKEAISAYKALAPNSLWAWVGKLGVLGCFLLLSFYSVVGGWIIIYSGLSIVGMVIKEGTNYPELFGQITSDPLITIGGLALFILINIIVISFGIQNGIEKANKYMMPILFIFFIILVIRSITLDGALEGIQFFLYPDFSKITAESILYALGQSFFSLAVGFSCMVTYSSYLKKDVSIPASAFSVVWMNIFVSLLAGLAIFPVVFAFGLEPAGGPGLLFNVLPTVFSQIPFGEVFLCLFLILFLFATLTSSFSLLEIIVAAFTSKGNRSRKKTSLISGAIVFLAGIPAALSFGPLQKFHILGNNIFDATDYLVSNLMLPIGSFLIALFISYRMDQSLVKSEFMLSNSLSSSWYLSWRILMKWVIPIVIVLVFLSLVGVF
- a CDS encoding DJ-1/PfpI family protein, which produces MAKKILILAGDAVEALEIYYPYFRCLEEGFEVTIAAPSKKKLHTVVHDFIGWDTYTEKAGYLIEAGSAFEEVQPEYYDGLIIPGGRAPEYIRLNDNIPRIVSHFFIENKPIAAVCHASLVLTTVRDHIKGREMTAYIACKPEVEAVGSKYISEPLHVDGNLVSGHAWPDLPGLMREFIKQVNKS
- a CDS encoding MFS transporter; translation: MSKGRSISNKKLLSIAGLGWMFDAMDVGMLSFIIAALQKEWNLSVQEMGWIGSINSIGMAVGAFVFGLLSDRIGRKHVFIITLLLFSLGSGASAFTNTLSIFLILRFLIGMGLGGELPVASTLVSESVPTEKRGRIVVLLESFWAFGWLLAAVISYFIIPQFGWKIALLISVIPAFYALYLRLHLPDSKRFTKVKQKNSMLKNVASVWSRKFTRKTLMLWILWFCVVFSYYGMFLWLPSVMVMKGFSMIKSFEYVLIMTLAQLPGYFTAAWFIEKIGRKFVLVVYLIGTAVSAFLFGNADTLFMLILSGILLSFFNLGAWGALYAYTPEQYPTSIRGTGTGMATSFGRIGGILGPLLVPYLIAQNISITIIFTIFCVSILIGAASVLFLGIETKNTEIE
- the lepB gene encoding signal peptidase I; the encoded protein is MKKSIKKEILSWTKTIIFAVVVAFICRKFIFAPITVQGVSMMPTFEENNKLIVSKLTRIDRSDMVVFHSPISNEDFIKRVIGLPGDHVEMKNDQLLINGELYKEPYLQENKKNISLTETLTEDFQVDVPKNYLFVMGDNRRHSNDSRKFGFIHKDSIIGEVKLRFFPIQKIGFPK
- a CDS encoding permease prefix domain 1-containing protein translates to MKSVKEHVDELFKRIPESQEKEQIKQEIIENLEEKVYDLIAQGKEEEDAINKTIIEFGDIDEIEKELGIAQPTKKNMTKLDLGFSIWGSVLIIALFIFINLYYTPKTIWFVYPTFAVLWWPLSMFYRWLRRK
- a CDS encoding GNAT family N-acetyltransferase, whose translation is MEIRHLNGTDAIIYRTLRLQALQMSPEAFGSSYEEEKDAPLEQYISKLESDVAFTFGAFDNQELIGTVTFVKETKRKLKHRGSIFALFVKPDKRKLGVANALLKEVINKANELKVIEQIYLSVVASNIEAKNLYSKFGFRTFALEKHALKMENQYFDEEHMVLFLSQQQES